The following are encoded together in the Scylla paramamosain isolate STU-SP2022 unplaced genomic scaffold, ASM3559412v1 Contig76, whole genome shotgun sequence genome:
- the LOC135098716 gene encoding uncharacterized protein LOC135098716, with protein MTLLAVLTWPPTPPTRPPSETILKSRPKEEQRHTIPHHTTPHHTTPHHTIPETKENKTKQAKTKTNPYHIRPGKTTTDKKTKEGAATDQATPDQTKQNKAKQDQTKQDKTWYKTTPHHTTQHQTTPHHTTPHEGPPSHQTKALRTQFLPERMNVAYNGEAAIMGTDKELATPATEITQRQRPH; from the exons ATGACTCTCCTTGCGGTACTGACCTGgccccccacgccccccacaCGCCCCCCGTCAGAGACCATCCTCAAGTC GAGACCAAAAGAGGAGCAACGCCACactataccacaccacaccacaccacaccacaccacaccacaccacaccataccagaaacaaaagaaaacaagacaaaacaagctaagacaaaaacaaacccaTACCATATAAGACCAGGGAAGACCACAACAGACAAGAAGACTAAAGAAGGCGCCGCGACAGACCAAGCCACACcagaccaaacaaaacaaaacaaggccaAACAAGAccagacaaaacaagacaagacatgGTACAAGACaacaccgcaccacaccacacaacaccagaccacaccacaccacaccacaccacacgaaGGCCCGCCATCTCATCAAACCAAGGCGCTCCGAACCCAATTCTTGCCAGAGAGAATGAATGTTGCA TACAACGGAGAGGCGGCAATCATGGGAACTGATAAGGAATTGGCCACACCAGCGACAGAGATAACACAACGCCAAAGACCTCACTGA